From the genome of Deltaproteobacteria bacterium:
ATAGCGAAACTCGGACGCATAATCTACATCGACGTAAACTCTTGCCATCTGTTCTAAATAGAAACGAGCTACCAAAGCTACGTGCAATGCAGTGCCGCAGGCAGAAATGGTGATGCGCTGAATTCGCTTAAAATCTTCATCGCTAAGCGTTACCCCGTCGAGAAAAATATCGCCTGTTTCTTGATCTATCCGCCCGCGAAAAGTGTCTGTAATGACTTGGGGCTGCTCGTGAATTTCCTTTAACATAAAGTGGCGATAGCCCCCTTTTTCCGCCGTTATGGGATCCCAAGTTATTACTATAGGCGCTCTTTCTACGATTTCACCATTTGCTAAAATCGAAAGCCCATTGGGGTTAATCGTAGCAAGTTCGCCATCCTCTATTACTACTATTTTGTTGGTATGCTCGAGAATAGCCGTAATGTCAGAAGCTACGAAGTGCTCCCCATTTTTGCTTAGGCCAACAACCACTGGTGTGGCATTGCGGGCAACGACGATGGAGTCGGGCTCAGTCGTAGATATCACTACCAAGGCATAGCTACCAACTAGTTCCTTGGTAGCGCGGCTAACAGCTTCAGTTAAGTCTTTGGAGCTTTGCAAATAATAGTTAATGAGATGCGCTGCTATTTCAGTGTCAGTCTCGGAGCGGAATGTGCAGCCCTCGTCCTGCAGGCGTTTCTTTAGCGATAAATAGTTTTCAATTATACCGTTATGCACCACGCAAACATTGCCAGCCACATGTGGATGAGCATTTACTTCGGAAGGACGACCGTGAGTGGCCCAGCGGGTATGGCCAATGCCAATGCGAAAACCTTGGCTACACTCGCCACAACACTTGCCGTGCTCATATTTAGTTGCCAATAAGTTCTTTAGATTTTCGAGCTTTCCCTGGGCGCGAAATACCTCAAGCTCGTCCTTGTAAATGGTAGCTACCCCCGCTGAATCATAACCGCGATATTCGAGTTTTTCTAAACCTTTAACTATTACCGAGACTGGATCTTTTGGACCCAAATACCCTACTATGCCACACATTTAGTCATTACTCCCTTTAGTTTTACGACTCGCTCCTATACGCTTTTGCTTGGCCCATTCGTCAATGTTTTTTTGCGTCGATCGCTCTATTGCTAAAGCATTTGCTGGCACATCTTCCGTAATTACCGACCCAGCGCCTACAATTGCACCCGCGCCAATATTTACAGGGGCAACTAAGCTTGCATTGCTCCCGATAAAAGCCCCGTTTGCTATAGTAGTCTTATGCTTGGCAAAACCATCGTAGTTACACGTAATAGTGCCTGCTCCAACGTTTACTTCTTCGCCTACCTCGGCATCTCCCAAATATGTGAGATGGTTTACTTTAGCATCTCTTTGAATGTGCACTTTTTTGGTTTCGACAAAATTGCCTATTCTGACGTCAGCTTCGAGCACGGAGTCCGGTCTAAGGCGAGCAAATGGGCCAATTTGACAGCCATTGCCGATGTTTGCAGCTTCTATGTGCGAAGCGTGTTTTATGTGGACATTATCTCCAATAGAAGAATTTATTATGGTACTGTGTTCATCAATTGAAACTCCGCAGCCGATTTCGCAAGTCCCTTTTAGCGAAACTCCAGCGCCGATGTAGCTATCCAAGCCTAGTTTTACACCTTCATCTATATACGCTGCATCTGGATCTTGAAAACTAACTCCCGCAAGCATATGAGCGCGATTAATTTCGGCTCGTCTGATTTTTTCGAGCATAGAAAGCTCCTCGCGGCTGTTAGCACCAGCTACCTCATGTTGGAACTGCGTAGTTATTCCTTCTACTTTACTGCCATTATTTAATCCTACCTCGACGATGTCGGTTAAATAAATTTCCTTCTGAGCATTATCGCTACCTAGTTTATCGAGCATGGATTTAAAGAAGACCGTCTTCCCAGCATAGATAGAAGTATTTACCTCAGTTATTTTTTGTTCCTCGCTATCACAGTCTAGCTCCTCTACTATTTTCTTAATGCTTCCATCCTTATTTCTAACTATGCGCCCTAAACCATG
Proteins encoded in this window:
- the glmS gene encoding glutamine--fructose-6-phosphate transaminase (isomerizing), with the translated sequence MCGIVGYLGPKDPVSVIVKGLEKLEYRGYDSAGVATIYKDELEVFRAQGKLENLKNLLATKYEHGKCCGECSQGFRIGIGHTRWATHGRPSEVNAHPHVAGNVCVVHNGIIENYLSLKKRLQDEGCTFRSETDTEIAAHLINYYLQSSKDLTEAVSRATKELVGSYALVVISTTEPDSIVVARNATPVVVGLSKNGEHFVASDITAILEHTNKIVVIEDGELATINPNGLSILANGEIVERAPIVITWDPITAEKGGYRHFMLKEIHEQPQVITDTFRGRIDQETGDIFLDGVTLSDEDFKRIQRITISACGTALHVALVARFYLEQMARVYVDVDYASEFRYRTAPIDSSTLFIVISQSGETADTLGALRVAKKAGAKTLAICNVQGSTIAREADNVFYTHAGPEISVASTKAFVTQLTAAYMLSLRMAKARGTLSAEEIKSRIQDLVHLPALVKKALEFDRSIEKIARKYGRNRNFLFLGRGLLYPIALEGALKMKEISYLHAEGYPAGEMKHGPIALVDEETPVVVIMGKDGSNYEKTMSNLMEVESRGARIIAVADHIAPEIKELAWETITLGDIPTHMLPVVLTIPLQLLAYHVAVYHGTDVDQPRNLAKSVTVE
- the glmU gene encoding bifunctional UDP-N-acetylglucosamine diphosphorylase/glucosamine-1-phosphate N-acetyltransferase GlmU, which codes for MDCARRDLQIIVLAAGQGKRMKSKLPKVLHRLCGQTLIERVIRAASGLNPKRIVLVIGHSKELVLNELNSWRSRPDFKNIEFKTAIQDEQLGTGHAVQMAFPELDENISKLLIVPGDSPLIKTSTLEPLVTAACAASAPDLLILTTKPTNPHGLGRIVRNKDGSIKKIVEELDCDSEEQKITEVNTSIYAGKTVFFKSMLDKLGSDNAQKEIYLTDIVEVGLNNGSKVEGITTQFQHEVAGANSREELSMLEKIRRAEINRAHMLAGVSFQDPDAAYIDEGVKLGLDSYIGAGVSLKGTCEIGCGVSIDEHSTIINSSIGDNVHIKHASHIEAANIGNGCQIGPFARLRPDSVLEADVRIGNFVETKKVHIQRDAKVNHLTYLGDAEVGEEVNVGAGTITCNYDGFAKHKTTIANGAFIGSNASLVAPVNIGAGAIVGAGSVITEDVPANALAIERSTQKNIDEWAKQKRIGASRKTKGSND